A window of Nitrosopumilus sp. b3 contains these coding sequences:
- a CDS encoding helix-turn-helix domain-containing protein has translation METKGKKLHIIENKCEFTGYDASKLLKETSIIRKLITKRATLEILFPLCCTTEPVRHKQFKESLKGISSKTLSTRLSELVSEGILERQMYAEVPPRVEYKLTNKGQELIESISNLLEWMRKWSKK, from the coding sequence ATGGAAACTAAAGGGAAAAAACTACATATTATTGAAAATAAATGTGAGTTTACTGGGTATGATGCATCAAAACTATTGAAAGAGACTTCAATCATTAGAAAATTAATTACTAAAAGAGCAACGCTTGAAATTTTGTTTCCATTGTGCTGTACAACAGAACCTGTAAGACACAAACAATTCAAAGAATCTCTCAAAGGAATTAGCAGTAAAACATTATCAACTAGATTATCAGAACTTGTTTCTGAAGGAATACTAGAACGACAAATGTATGCAGAAGTACCTCCACGTGTTGAATACAAATTAACAAACAAAGGACAAGAATTGATTGAATCAATTTCTAATTTACTTGAATGGATGAGAAAATGGTCAAAGAAATGA
- a CDS encoding arsenate reductase ArsC, translating to MEKILFVCVENAGRSQMAEGFLRKYAANFDVMSAGTQPKSELNPNVVKVMAEIGIDITNQKPKELTPEMISESVTVNMGCMKSDSCPALFVKDVIDWNISDPKGKDLDQIREIRDQIKNEVMNLIKNLENK from the coding sequence ATGGAAAAAATTCTTTTTGTTTGTGTTGAAAATGCAGGAAGGAGTCAAATGGCTGAAGGATTTCTACGAAAATATGCCGCTAACTTTGATGTAATGAGTGCAGGCACTCAACCCAAATCTGAACTTAATCCTAATGTAGTAAAGGTAATGGCTGAAATTGGGATTGATATAACAAATCAAAAACCTAAAGAACTTACCCCTGAAATGATTTCTGAATCTGTTACCGTAAATATGGGTTGTATGAAAAGTGATTCTTGTCCGGCACTATTTGTAAAAGATGTGATTGATTGGAATATATCAGATCCTAAAGGAAAAGATCTTGATCAAATTAGAGAGATTCGTGATCAAATAAAAAATGAAGTAATGAATCTAATAAAAAATTTAGAGAACAAATAA
- a CDS encoding inorganic phosphate transporter — MLEIAIGAIIVALIFDFVNGFNDSANSVATVIGTRVLKPIQAVGLSALMNFVGPFVFGVAVATTIAKGIVSPDDITVYMIVGGLSGAITWSTLCTYFGLPISNSHSLIGGIMGAGIAGLGFEKLVLGGLTKVFAGIVIAPIGGIIFGALLTTAIITVFASKKPGPVNKTFGRLQIISSAWFALTHGANDGQKTMGIIVLILFSAGMIPNLEMPLWVIFAAATAMGLGTFFGGYKVIKTLGVKITKLKPYQGFAAETGGGLMLAIFAVFGIPASTTHAITGTIMGSGAARRKRAVRWKVSRQIVFSWVITIPGAALFGIGFTSLIDLFV; from the coding sequence ATGTTAGAGATAGCAATAGGTGCAATAATTGTAGCCCTAATCTTTGATTTTGTAAATGGATTCAATGATTCAGCAAATTCTGTTGCCACTGTTATTGGAACCCGTGTGTTAAAACCCATTCAAGCAGTAGGGTTATCTGCTTTAATGAATTTCGTTGGACCATTTGTTTTTGGTGTAGCAGTAGCCACAACCATTGCAAAAGGAATAGTCAGTCCTGATGATATTACTGTCTATATGATAGTAGGTGGACTATCTGGTGCAATTACATGGAGTACTCTATGTACATATTTTGGGTTGCCAATTTCAAACAGCCATTCTTTAATTGGTGGTATAATGGGTGCAGGCATTGCAGGATTGGGATTTGAAAAATTAGTTTTAGGCGGACTAACCAAAGTGTTTGCAGGAATTGTTATTGCACCAATAGGTGGAATAATTTTTGGTGCTCTTCTAACAACTGCGATAATTACAGTTTTTGCAAGTAAAAAACCAGGACCTGTAAACAAAACTTTTGGTAGATTGCAAATTATATCTTCAGCTTGGTTTGCCTTAACTCATGGTGCCAATGATGGACAAAAAACTATGGGAATTATTGTATTGATTTTATTTTCAGCAGGAATGATTCCAAATCTTGAAATGCCCTTATGGGTAATTTTTGCTGCGGCAACTGCTATGGGATTAGGTACTTTCTTTGGTGGGTACAAAGTAATCAAAACATTAGGAGTAAAAATTACAAAACTCAAACCATACCAAGGATTTGCAGCAGAAACTGGTGGAGGCCTAATGTTGGCAATATTTGCAGTATTTGGAATTCCTGCTAGTACTACTCATGCAATTACAGGAACTATAATGGGTTCAGGTGCTGCCCGTAGAAAACGTGCTGTACGATGGAAGGTAAGTAGACAAATTGTATTTTCTTGGGTAATCACCATTCCTGGAGCTGCCTTGTTTGGAATCGGATTTACCTCCCTTATTGATCTATTTGTGTGA
- the sufB gene encoding Fe-S cluster assembly protein SufB produces the protein MATENLDMDYSKYDFKDSTELYVHLSKKGLSKETVISISKMKNEPDWMLEFRLRSFEIFMKKPMPTWGGDLSVIDFQNIYYYAKASDKVEKNWEDVPDNVKKTFDKLGIPEAEKKFLAGVGAQYESEVVYHSLREDLAKQGVLFLDTDAALHEHPEIFKKYFGKIIPPEDNKFAALNSAVWSGGSFIYIPPGVKVDMPLQAYFRINAENIGQFERTLIIADEGSEVHYIEGCTAPVYSSESLHSAVVELVAHKDAKLRYTTIQNWSSDVYNLVTKRAYAYEGATVEWIDGNIGSKLTMKYPGIYLMGERAYGETLSIAFAGKGQHQDTGAKMVHLAPNTTSKITSKSVSRLDGRSTYRGLLNVAKGATNVKATVRCDALLLDDTSKTDTYPYMEINQEDATITHEATVGKIGDEQIFYLMSRGFTEEEALSLIVNGFMEPFTKELPMEYAVELNRLIKLEMDDSVG, from the coding sequence ATGGCAACAGAAAACCTCGATATGGATTATTCCAAATATGATTTTAAAGACTCTACAGAACTTTATGTCCACCTTAGCAAGAAAGGCCTGTCTAAGGAAACTGTAATCAGCATCAGTAAAATGAAAAACGAACCCGATTGGATGCTTGAATTTAGATTACGATCTTTTGAAATTTTTATGAAAAAACCAATGCCAACTTGGGGTGGAGATCTTAGTGTTATTGATTTCCAAAATATTTACTATTATGCAAAAGCATCAGACAAAGTAGAAAAGAACTGGGAAGACGTTCCAGACAATGTCAAAAAAACATTTGATAAACTTGGAATTCCAGAAGCTGAAAAGAAATTCTTAGCTGGTGTGGGTGCACAATATGAATCTGAAGTTGTATATCACTCTCTAAGAGAAGACTTGGCAAAACAAGGAGTTTTGTTCTTAGATACCGATGCTGCTCTTCATGAGCATCCAGAGATTTTCAAGAAATACTTTGGTAAAATTATCCCTCCAGAGGATAACAAATTTGCCGCACTAAACAGTGCAGTTTGGAGTGGTGGTTCATTTATCTACATTCCACCAGGTGTCAAAGTCGACATGCCATTACAAGCATACTTTAGAATTAATGCTGAAAACATTGGTCAGTTTGAAAGAACATTGATCATTGCTGATGAAGGTTCAGAAGTTCATTACATTGAAGGATGTACTGCTCCCGTTTATTCTTCAGAATCACTTCACTCTGCAGTTGTAGAACTAGTTGCACACAAAGATGCTAAACTAAGATACACAACAATCCAGAATTGGAGTAGTGATGTGTATAACTTGGTTACAAAACGTGCTTATGCATATGAAGGTGCAACAGTAGAATGGATTGATGGAAACATTGGAAGTAAACTAACAATGAAGTATCCGGGAATCTATCTTATGGGTGAGAGAGCATATGGTGAAACTCTATCTATTGCATTTGCAGGAAAAGGACAACATCAAGATACTGGAGCTAAAATGGTTCATCTTGCACCAAATACTACCTCTAAAATTACATCAAAGTCAGTAAGTAGATTAGATGGACGTTCAACTTACAGAGGCTTACTCAATGTGGCAAAAGGTGCTACAAATGTTAAAGCAACTGTAAGATGTGACGCATTACTCTTAGATGACACATCCAAGACTGATACATATCCATACATGGAAATTAATCAGGAAGATGCAACAATTACACACGAAGCAACAGTTGGAAAAATTGGTGATGAACAAATTTTCTATTTGATGAGTAGAGGATTTACTGAAGAGGAAGCACTCTCATTAATTGTCAATGGCTTCATGGAGCCATTTACAAAAGAACTTCCAATGGAGTATGCAGTAGAACTCAACAGACTCATCAAACTAGAAATGGATGACTCTGTGGGATAA
- the hemL gene encoding glutamate-1-semialdehyde 2,1-aminomutase, translated as MMTNSKLFSDAKKVIPSGVNSPVRYFEPYPFFTKKSNGAYLWDSENKKIIDFCNGYGALLLGHRRKEIISAVSNQLSKGTLYCTPTESEIELSKLIIGNFPSIDKVRLVNTGGEATMTAIRLARGFTKKKKIIKFEGCYHGAHDSVLVKAGSGSAHNGISVSDGGLDEVSKNTLVVQYNNIEDLQKTIQKHKDIAGVIVEPILANMGLILPEKNFLSDLRKITKENNIPLIFDEVVTGFRVAPGGAQEHFGIKPDITTMAKALSNGFTIAAVGGRKEIMDLLSPGGKVYQASTFAGNPISVSAAIASIKTINKIKNKLYSKLERFNLLFSTALDDMATDMNIPHQINFTASMFQIFFTNKPVTNYETSKKADSKKFQKMFRTLLKKGIFIAPSQFEVVFLSDAHTENVLNKTLDAYDAALKSVKK; from the coding sequence GTGATGACTAATTCGAAATTATTCTCAGATGCAAAAAAAGTCATTCCTTCAGGAGTTAATAGCCCTGTTAGGTATTTTGAACCATACCCATTCTTTACAAAAAAATCTAATGGTGCATATCTTTGGGATTCAGAAAACAAAAAGATTATTGATTTTTGTAATGGTTACGGTGCATTACTTTTGGGACACAGAAGAAAAGAAATTATTTCTGCTGTCTCAAATCAGCTTTCAAAGGGGACTCTGTACTGTACTCCAACAGAATCAGAAATTGAATTATCAAAATTAATCATTGGAAACTTTCCATCTATTGACAAAGTAAGATTAGTAAATACAGGAGGTGAGGCAACAATGACTGCAATTAGATTAGCTCGTGGTTTTACAAAAAAGAAAAAAATAATTAAATTTGAAGGATGCTATCATGGTGCCCATGATTCTGTATTGGTAAAAGCTGGTTCTGGCTCTGCCCATAATGGAATTTCTGTTTCAGATGGTGGATTGGATGAAGTTTCAAAAAACACTCTAGTTGTACAATATAACAACATTGAAGATCTTCAAAAGACTATACAAAAACATAAAGATATTGCAGGTGTAATTGTAGAGCCCATTTTAGCCAACATGGGATTGATTTTGCCTGAAAAGAATTTTCTTTCTGATTTAAGAAAAATTACCAAAGAAAATAACATTCCTTTAATTTTTGATGAGGTTGTTACTGGGTTTAGAGTTGCACCTGGTGGGGCCCAAGAACATTTTGGAATCAAACCTGACATAACTACAATGGCAAAAGCCTTGAGCAATGGTTTTACAATTGCTGCAGTGGGCGGAAGAAAAGAAATCATGGATTTGTTGTCTCCTGGAGGAAAGGTTTACCAAGCAAGTACCTTTGCAGGAAATCCTATTTCTGTTAGTGCTGCAATTGCTTCAATTAAGACCATAAACAAAATAAAAAACAAACTCTATTCAAAACTAGAAAGATTCAATCTGTTATTTTCTACTGCACTTGATGATATGGCAACTGACATGAATATTCCTCATCAAATCAACTTTACGGCCTCAATGTTTCAGATTTTCTTTACAAATAAACCTGTGACAAATTATGAAACCTCCAAAAAAGCAGACTCTAAGAAATTTCAGAAAATGTTTAGAACTTTACTGAAAAAAGGAATATTCATTGCACCCTCACAATTTGAAGTTGTTTTTCTCTCTGATGCCCATACAGAAAATGTTCTGAACAAAACACTTGATGCATATGATGCAGCACTAAAATCGGTGAAAAAATGA
- a CDS encoding aquaporin: MSYSNLQIFTVELIGTFILVIFATGSIVYDVQIGGPYGIWFAAVTPFIALIIGVYSFGKISLAHFNPAVTIGYYITGHISKIQIIWYFAAELIGAILGSLFVMMFIGEEANLGANAPNFDYSIFLIFPVEVLASALLMAVIFTVVYTKGLKGFSGIAIGGIVGLDILFLAFISGASMNPARALAPALLSGVMDNLWLYWSAPFVGTTIVAFLFRKKFKNQRKQEL; this comes from the coding sequence ATGTCTTATTCTAATCTACAAATCTTTACGGTTGAATTAATTGGTACTTTTATTCTTGTAATTTTTGCTACAGGTTCTATTGTATATGATGTTCAAATTGGAGGGCCATATGGTATTTGGTTTGCGGCAGTCACGCCTTTTATTGCGTTAATCATTGGAGTTTATTCGTTTGGAAAAATATCCCTTGCACATTTCAATCCTGCAGTAACCATCGGTTATTATATCACTGGCCACATTTCTAAAATTCAAATCATTTGGTATTTTGCAGCTGAACTAATTGGAGCGATACTTGGTTCTTTATTTGTGATGATGTTTATTGGAGAAGAAGCAAATCTTGGAGCAAATGCGCCAAATTTTGACTATTCGATATTTTTAATTTTCCCAGTAGAAGTTTTAGCATCAGCATTGCTTATGGCAGTTATTTTTACAGTAGTGTACACAAAAGGACTCAAAGGATTCAGTGGAATTGCAATTGGTGGTATTGTGGGATTAGATATTCTCTTTTTGGCATTTATTTCTGGCGCATCAATGAATCCTGCAAGAGCCTTGGCACCTGCCTTATTGTCTGGTGTGATGGATAATCTTTGGCTTTATTGGAGTGCACCATTTGTCGGAACAACTATTGTTGCATTTTTGTTTAGGAAAAAATTTAAGAATCAAAGAAAACAGGAATTATAG
- the arsM gene encoding arsenite methyltransferase: protein MESSIKDDIKKRYSKIVVSGNTDCCCMPGECDSGDSPIDVTKMIGYDQKDLESIPQEAILGVGCGSPINHANLQEGETVVDLGSGAGIDIFLAARKVLNSGKAIGIDMTDKMLEKARENALKGNFSNVEFKKGDIEENIPLNPNSVDAVISNCVINLTTNKTNAFKEVFRILRKNGRMVISDLITDIELPSGEINSDQWCECIDGALTKENYVSCIQQAGFKKIEILEERSYIDGEKFNNRKISSLVIKAIK from the coding sequence ATGGAAAGTTCGATTAAAGACGATATTAAGAAAAGATATTCAAAGATTGTAGTATCTGGAAATACTGACTGCTGTTGCATGCCTGGTGAGTGTGATAGTGGAGATTCTCCGATAGATGTAACAAAAATGATTGGTTATGATCAAAAAGATCTTGAATCAATTCCCCAAGAAGCAATTTTGGGTGTTGGGTGTGGATCTCCAATTAACCATGCAAATCTACAAGAAGGTGAAACTGTAGTAGATTTAGGTTCAGGAGCTGGAATTGATATTTTTTTGGCAGCAAGAAAAGTGTTGAATTCTGGAAAAGCAATTGGTATTGACATGACTGATAAAATGTTGGAAAAAGCCAGAGAAAATGCATTAAAAGGAAATTTTTCTAATGTTGAATTTAAGAAGGGTGATATTGAAGAGAACATTCCATTAAATCCTAATTCTGTTGATGCTGTGATTAGTAACTGCGTCATTAATCTCACTACAAATAAAACAAATGCATTCAAAGAAGTTTTTAGAATTTTAAGAAAAAATGGCCGAATGGTTATCTCTGATTTAATCACTGATATCGAATTACCTTCAGGAGAAATTAATTCCGATCAATGGTGTGAGTGTATTGATGGGGCTCTTACAAAAGAAAATTATGTTTCATGCATTCAACAAGCTGGATTTAAAAAAATCGAAATATTGGAAGAAAGATCATATATAGATGGAGAAAAATTTAACAACAGGAAAATCTCTAGTCTTGTAATTAAGGCAATAAAATAA
- a CDS encoding P-II family nitrogen regulator encodes MKLYNVKLLTITCEILAQKNILEILGKHDITGYTTYEVDGNGSRGIRGQGLKTEKNVKVEVIMREEKLQDVVEEISRTLFANFAIVLYVSDVGVVRTEKF; translated from the coding sequence GTGAAACTGTACAATGTTAAATTATTAACAATCACTTGTGAGATCCTTGCTCAAAAAAATATCCTTGAAATTTTAGGCAAACATGACATCACTGGATATACAACCTATGAGGTAGATGGAAATGGTTCACGTGGAATCCGTGGACAAGGATTAAAAACTGAAAAAAATGTTAAAGTTGAAGTAATTATGCGTGAAGAAAAACTACAAGACGTTGTAGAAGAAATTTCAAGAACTCTGTTTGCAAACTTTGCAATTGTTCTCTATGTTAGTGATGTTGGCGTAGTACGAACTGAAAAATTTTGA
- a CDS encoding sodium-dependent bicarbonate transport family permease, with amino-acid sequence MDILQLIQANLLTPIILFFLFGIIAARIKSDLKMPEAISEFLPIYLLAAIGLHGGIEMRNTGFENMLIPMLVAIGLSLLFTLNHYQILRRLGKFNLFDSYALASTYGAVGAVHFSVGLSFLKNQGVTSEGYIAAILAVLEPLAFILAIFMTNMAVSKQIHKKKQSFSDDDSTDIDIGLNQTKTKLSKVLHESITGKAIVILLGSIVIGYIIGEDGFQSIKIVFDDMFTGAIVIFMIEMGIIAGQRLDDIKKVGIFLTSFAIIMPLFNGIVGVLVSTALGLSIGGAVMFGLLMASASFIAAPAVLRHAIPEAKPSLYITSALGITFPFNIIVTLPILFTISTLVHTGEGTIDLFNFIAEGFL; translated from the coding sequence ATGGATATTTTACAACTAATTCAAGCTAATCTTCTTACTCCAATCATTTTATTTTTCTTATTTGGAATTATTGCAGCAAGAATAAAATCTGATTTGAAAATGCCTGAGGCAATTTCAGAATTTTTACCAATCTATCTTCTAGCTGCAATTGGACTTCATGGTGGAATAGAGATGAGAAATACAGGGTTTGAAAATATGTTGATTCCAATGTTGGTTGCAATTGGTCTTTCTTTGCTGTTTACATTAAATCATTATCAAATTTTACGAAGACTTGGGAAGTTCAATCTTTTTGATTCTTATGCTTTAGCATCTACTTATGGTGCAGTTGGTGCAGTTCATTTCTCTGTTGGTTTATCTTTTTTAAAAAATCAAGGAGTTACTTCGGAAGGATATATTGCAGCAATTCTTGCAGTGCTAGAACCACTTGCGTTTATTTTAGCAATATTTATGACAAATATGGCAGTATCAAAACAAATCCACAAGAAAAAACAGTCTTTTTCAGATGATGACTCTACGGATATTGACATTGGATTAAACCAAACAAAAACAAAACTCTCTAAAGTATTACACGAGTCTATTACTGGAAAAGCAATTGTAATTTTACTTGGTAGTATTGTAATTGGCTACATAATTGGCGAGGATGGTTTTCAATCAATCAAGATTGTATTTGATGATATGTTTACTGGAGCAATTGTAATTTTTATGATTGAAATGGGAATAATTGCTGGCCAACGACTTGATGATATTAAAAAAGTAGGCATTTTTCTTACATCCTTTGCAATTATCATGCCCTTATTCAATGGAATAGTTGGAGTTCTAGTCTCAACTGCACTGGGATTAAGCATAGGAGGTGCAGTCATGTTTGGATTGCTTATGGCTAGTGCTTCATTTATTGCAGCACCTGCAGTTTTGCGTCATGCAATTCCCGAAGCAAAACCCAGTCTGTACATTACATCTGCCTTGGGCATAACATTCCCATTCAATATTATTGTCACATTGCCTATCTTGTTTACAATATCCACACTTGTTCATACAGGAGAAGGAACGATAGACTTATTCAATTTCATTGCTGAGGGATTCTTGTGA
- the hemC gene encoding hydroxymethylbilane synthase, whose protein sequence is MKYIVGARGSQLSIAQTNWVISELKKVNPDCEYEIKSITTKGDTDSRPLFTINQKGIFEKEVDRAVSQKEVDFAVHSLKDVPSELDESLIIASIPKREAVNDVFISSDDSSLENIKKGAVIGTSSLRRAVQVSRIRPDVTVKPIRGNIETRIKKASGEDFDAIVLAQAGISRLGVDVKFSPLSIETFSPSPGQGAIAIVSRADDENTISMLKKIEDADSRLEIEAERALSDYVDSGCRFPLGAYAKSNGSEMTLTVFAFSVDGKQSLHVSKTGSKNDPKFLGKSAGEELRKKGVNDLALNWREKVEEWNKS, encoded by the coding sequence ATGAAATACATTGTAGGTGCAAGAGGTAGTCAACTATCCATTGCTCAGACAAACTGGGTAATATCAGAACTAAAAAAAGTAAATCCTGATTGCGAGTATGAAATTAAATCCATCACTACTAAAGGCGATACTGATTCTAGACCATTATTTACAATTAATCAGAAAGGAATTTTTGAAAAAGAAGTTGATAGAGCAGTATCTCAAAAAGAGGTTGACTTTGCAGTACATAGTTTAAAGGACGTTCCCTCAGAATTAGATGAGAGTTTAATCATCGCATCAATTCCAAAACGTGAAGCAGTAAATGATGTCTTTATCTCATCTGATGACTCTTCCTTGGAAAATATTAAGAAAGGCGCTGTAATTGGAACAAGTTCACTTAGACGTGCAGTTCAAGTATCTAGAATTAGGCCTGATGTTACAGTCAAACCAATTAGAGGAAATATTGAAACCCGAATTAAAAAAGCATCTGGAGAAGATTTTGATGCAATAGTTCTTGCACAAGCTGGAATCTCAAGATTGGGGGTTGATGTGAAATTTTCGCCACTATCCATTGAGACATTTTCCCCATCACCTGGACAAGGAGCAATTGCAATTGTGTCTAGAGCCGATGATGAAAATACAATTTCCATGCTAAAAAAAATTGAGGATGCAGACTCTAGATTAGAGATAGAAGCAGAACGAGCATTATCTGATTATGTGGATTCTGGATGCAGATTTCCACTAGGTGCATATGCAAAATCAAATGGCTCTGAAATGACATTAACAGTATTTGCATTCTCTGTTGATGGGAAGCAATCACTTCATGTAAGTAAGACAGGTAGCAAAAATGATCCTAAATTTCTCGGCAAAAGTGCTGGGGAAGAATTGCGCAAAAAGGGTGTAAATGATCTTGCATTAAATTGGAGAGAAAAAGTGGAGGAATGGAATAAATCATGA
- the cobA gene encoding uroporphyrinogen-III C-methyltransferase, whose translation MTGKVYLVGAGPGDHKLITLRAVELLQKADVVLYDRLVSKKIISMIPKSAEKIYVGRAVGDDTTHQITTNELMVKYAKIKKNVVRLKGGDPIIFGRGGEEAEFLKENKIKYEIVPGITSGIGSATYAGIPLTHRKHASSVVFVTGHEDPEKKQEIVKWKRLAKSVDTIVIMMGLSRIDIICKQLIAGGMDNKTPVAVIQNGTTPSQKMIKGTVTNIAKKIKENKITPPTNIIIGNVVNLSDSIGWK comes from the coding sequence ATGACTGGAAAAGTGTATCTTGTTGGAGCAGGACCTGGAGATCATAAATTAATTACGCTACGTGCAGTTGAATTACTCCAAAAAGCAGATGTTGTTTTGTATGATAGATTGGTAAGCAAAAAAATAATTTCAATGATTCCAAAATCTGCTGAAAAAATTTACGTTGGCAGAGCCGTGGGTGATGACACAACTCATCAAATTACCACTAATGAATTGATGGTAAAATATGCAAAAATAAAAAAAAATGTTGTTAGACTAAAGGGCGGTGATCCTATAATCTTTGGACGCGGTGGTGAAGAAGCAGAATTTCTAAAAGAAAATAAAATAAAATATGAAATTGTTCCAGGAATTACTTCTGGAATTGGTTCGGCAACTTATGCCGGAATTCCTCTGACTCATAGAAAACATGCATCATCGGTAGTTTTTGTTACGGGCCATGAAGATCCAGAGAAGAAACAAGAGATTGTAAAATGGAAAAGACTAGCAAAGTCTGTTGATACTATAGTAATAATGATGGGGCTTTCAAGAATTGATATTATTTGTAAACAACTAATTGCTGGAGGCATGGATAATAAAACTCCTGTAGCTGTAATTCAAAATGGAACTACTCCTAGTCAAAAAATGATCAAAGGGACAGTAACAAACATTGCAAAAAAAATTAAAGAAAATAAAATTACCCCTCCAACAAATATTATTATTGGAAATGTTGTAAATCTCTCAGATTCAATTGGGTGGAAATAA
- a CDS encoding uroporphyrinogen-III synthase, whose protein sequence is MLDGKTIAITRSKDDADEFISLAEENHAKPLPLPTIELVSKGEKIVDEFLESVEKYNPDYSVFMSSKAVKLLFDTAKNIGKLDKLQLAVANTMVMSVGPKTTIALENEGIKVNFQPTTFSSVGVGEEFTQINAVGKKVIVPRSGASTPFLKELLNKIGIDVLEIHLYDVCAFRDTTQWNEFRELFSQNKVDGIVFTSASSVRGFFEIMSKDYDDDKLLENLGKLSVVSIGPFTSDELKKFNVKNIVSQVHTVAGAFDAMKNTLTV, encoded by the coding sequence ATGCTTGATGGAAAAACTATAGCAATCACTCGTTCAAAAGATGACGCCGATGAATTCATTTCACTTGCTGAAGAAAATCATGCAAAACCACTCCCGTTACCTACAATTGAACTTGTAAGTAAGGGAGAAAAAATTGTTGATGAGTTTTTAGAATCTGTTGAGAAATACAATCCAGATTACTCTGTTTTTATGAGTTCAAAGGCAGTAAAACTTCTTTTTGATACTGCAAAAAATATTGGTAAATTAGATAAACTGCAATTGGCTGTTGCAAATACTATGGTCATGTCTGTTGGTCCAAAAACAACAATAGCTCTTGAAAATGAAGGAATCAAAGTAAATTTTCAACCTACTACCTTTTCATCTGTTGGTGTGGGGGAGGAATTCACACAAATTAATGCAGTTGGAAAAAAAGTGATTGTACCTCGCAGTGGTGCATCTACACCATTTCTTAAAGAACTTTTAAACAAAATTGGAATTGATGTACTTGAAATTCATCTTTATGATGTTTGTGCATTTAGAGATACTACTCAATGGAATGAGTTTAGGGAACTATTCTCTCAGAACAAAGTCGACGGCATTGTATTTACCAGTGCATCATCTGTTCGTGGATTCTTTGAGATAATGTCAAAAGATTATGATGATGATAAATTACTTGAAAACCTTGGAAAATTATCTGTGGTATCTATTGGTCCATTCACTTCAGATGAATTAAAAAAATTCAATGTTAAAAATATTGTATCCCAAGTTCATACAGTTGCAGGAGCATTTGATGCAATGAAAAATACTCTAACTGTATAA
- a CDS encoding DUF47 family protein, whose product MGQWLSWIKSNEKELLTILDNLAKKAVETSEAVVVLLSDLKNIEQHQKIHRLETEADQLTRDIFAELNKTFITPLDREDMQRIASKIDDVIDFMDGIAARLYSYQITETPPYCLKMADDLVKATKEVQYMISKLQKIKNPKDMIEHCRNTSDIEHAVDDLYRDAIKELFESSDAIKIIKLKDIYETMETASDRCVDVADVIEDIVLKYT is encoded by the coding sequence ATGGGACAATGGTTATCGTGGATAAAATCCAATGAAAAAGAACTATTAACAATTCTAGATAATTTAGCAAAAAAGGCAGTTGAGACATCTGAAGCCGTAGTTGTCTTACTATCTGATCTAAAAAATATTGAGCAGCATCAAAAAATTCACAGACTTGAAACTGAGGCTGATCAATTAACTCGTGATATTTTCGCAGAATTAAACAAGACTTTCATCACTCCACTTGATCGTGAGGATATGCAGAGAATAGCCTCAAAAATCGATGATGTCATTGATTTCATGGATGGCATTGCAGCAAGACTTTACAGCTATCAAATTACTGAAACTCCTCCATATTGTCTAAAAATGGCTGATGATCTTGTAAAGGCTACAAAAGAAGTTCAGTACATGATTTCAAAATTACAGAAAATAAAAAATCCCAAAGACATGATCGAGCATTGCAGAAACACCAGTGATATTGAACACGCAGTTGATGACTTGTATAGAGATGCAATAAAAGAACTGTTTGAATCTAGTGATGCAATTAAAATCATCAAACTCAAAGATATCTATGAAACAATGGAGACAGCGTCAGATAGATGTGTAGATGTTGCCGATGTTATCGAAGATATTGTTTTAAAATATACTTGA